The Paenibacillus amylolyticus genome contains the following window.
ATGTAGGTCCCTGTAATCCAGCCGGAGTAATTCACGATGTATATCCCTACTGCAGCAAGCACCAGATGTATTCCGAATGACGTGAAAAACGACAGCCCCATCCGCTTTCTGAATAAAACAACGATAAGTGCCAATAACGATACAACCAACACACTGCCCAGTATAATACTCTTCATAACGTTCACCTCCATATTTAATGTATACCTGACTCTACATTCCAACCCCTCGCTGTGATGCAACATCATCATTATTAGCTACGGCTCGCTTCGCTCTTCTTAAATGGATCTGGTATTTTCGCTCAGCTGCCTCCAACACATAAATGGCATAATCAATCTCATCCTGTCCCTGTGCATCCTCAAACTGCCTCATAGCCCGTTCCCACTCCTGCTTGGCCATCTGAATATCTGCATAGATCTGTCCCTCCTCAAGCTCCTTCAACATTCTGTTGTGTTTCTCTATCGCGCTTCGTATATTTCGCCACAAAAACATAAATTCTCCCCCTCCTAAATGGCACGGCATATTCTCATACTTATCAGGGAAAGGACAAACTTAGAACTCGGACATTCATTTTATTCACAAAA
Protein-coding sequences here:
- a CDS encoding pro-sigmaK processing inhibitor BofA family protein, yielding MKSIILGSVLVVSLLALIVVLFRKRMGLSFFTSFGIHLVLAAVGIYIVNYSGWITGTYIPLNPATIGTVTVLGLPGVGLLLGLKISLFG
- a CDS encoding DUF2508 family protein codes for the protein MFLWRNIRSAIEKHNRMLKELEEGQIYADIQMAKQEWERAMRQFEDAQGQDEIDYAIYVLEAAERKYQIHLRRAKRAVANNDDVASQRGVGM